The nucleotide sequence GATTCCACTGATCAGAACCCTTCGCGTCATGCTCACGAACCACTTGCCTGAGGTTTTTCCCCAAATCAGACGTTCAATGAGCGCCCTGATGGACAACGAGATTGATTCGGCCCCCAAGCTTGAGGATGGAAAGACCATGACGCCAAAGCTctaccacatcatcatcaaggccATCGCACACTCGAATGCTTTGGCGTTCTTTGGCGAGGACTTGGCCAAGAATGAAAAGTTCATGAAGGCGGCCATGACCTTTATTGAGCAGACCCTGCTCATTGCTGAGATCTTGCGGTTGCTGCCCCAGTTTCTGTCCGAGTAAGCTCGCCTTTTCCCGTCGCTGTTCGAGGGCGAGATGTAGCTGACTTCCTACTCTTTCAAGGCCTATCGGAAAGTTCCTTTCCAACAAGCTCAACTCCAGCTCTGTAATCTTTGACACCTTGCTCCCAGTCGCTGCTGAGCGGGTGGACGAGTACTCCAGAGCCAAACTTGGACACAAGGTACCTGAACATGTAAGCCTTGTCACCTTGCGCCTGCGAAAATGCAATACTGACAGCTGATTCCTCTCTGCAGAAAGACTGCATGCAATGGATCATGGAGAGCGCCCCAAGAAACAGCCCTTGGACGGCCGAAAGGATCGTCTACGACCTCACAGCCTTATGGTTTGGATCAGTCCACATTACTTCCACCACCGTCTGCTTCGCCATCCACGACCTCTGCCTCCACCCGGAATACGTCGAGCCCCTCCGCAAAGAGATCGAGGCCACCGGCTGGGAGACGTTCGAGAAGTCAGGCGGCAAAtgcttccccctcctcgacagcTTCATGAAAGAATCCGCCAGGATAACACCGGTCGAATCGGTCAGCACCCGCCGCATGGCACTCGAGCCCTTCAAGCTATCAGATGGCACAGCCGTCAACCCGGGCGAATGGATCGTCACGGCAGCCCGCGGCATGGCAATGGACTCGTCCGTCTTCGAACCCAACGACTTTCAAGGCTTCCGCTTTGCGGACCCGGCGGTTGTCGCCAAAATCGACAGCCGCCCATCATTCTCGGCAGGTGACAAATCGTCCGACTTCACCAGCATATCTGACTGGCAGCTATGGGGCACAGGAAGGTGCGCTTGGTAAGGTTTCCCTCTCCAGTCCGAGGTTGTTTGACTAAGAGTGAGACACTGACGTTGCTATCACCAACGGCGCAGCCCTGGGCGGTTTTACGTCACGGCAGTCATGAAG is from Podospora pseudopauciseta strain CBS 411.78 chromosome 5 map unlocalized CBS411.78m_5.2, whole genome shotgun sequence and encodes:
- a CDS encoding uncharacterized protein (EggNog:ENOG503Q4VZ; COG:Q), with translation MSSFNWMDKRGAEGIPLIRTLRVMLTNHLPEVFPQIRRSMSALMDNEIDSAPKLEDGKTMTPKLYHIIIKAIAHSNALAFFGEDLAKNEKFMKAAMTFIEQTLLIAEILRLLPQFLSEPIGKFLSNKLNSSSVIFDTLLPVAAERVDEYSRAKLGHKVPEHKDCMQWIMESAPRNSPWTAERIVYDLTALWFGSVHITSTTVCFAIHDLCLHPEYVEPLRKEIEATGWETFEKSGGKCFPLLDSFMKESARITPVESVSTRRMALEPFKLSDGTAVNPGEWIVTAARGMAMDSSVFEPNDFQGFRFADPAVVAKIDSRPSFSAGDKSSDFTSISDWQLWGTGRCACPGRFYVTAVMKAMLGLLIARYDMQLTDPGAARYFA